GCGTGTTCGTGCTCTCGCCGCTCGCCCTGATCGACAAGCGCCCGGGCGTCACGCTCAGTGGCGTGCTGCGCAACTGGGGCCTGGTCTTCCTCGGCAATTTCGCCGGCGCCTTCACGGTGGCCTTCATGATGGCGTTCGTCACGACCTTCGGCTTCACGCAGGACCCCGACAAGATCGGCACCGCCATCGGCAATATCGGCGAAGGCCGGACGCTGGGCTATGCCGCGCATGGCGCGGCCGGCATGGCGACGCTGTTCATGCGCGGCATGCTCTGCAACTGGATGGTCTCGACCGGCGTCGTCGGCGCCATGATCTCGACGTCCGTCCCCGGCAAGGTCATCGCGATGTGGATGCCGATCCTCGTGTTCTTCTACATGGTGTTCGAGCATTCCGTCGTGAACATGTTCCTGTTCCCGTCGGGCCTGATGCTGCACGCAAAGTTCTCGATCATGGACTATCTGATCTGGAACGAGATCCCGACCGTGCTCGGCAACCTCGTCGGCGGCCTCGCCTTCACCGGCATGACCCTTTACGCCACGCATGTCATGACCCTGCCCAAGCGCCAGCCCGGCAAGGTGACGCCGCCCCGCGTTGCGGCCTGATCGCACGCACCTCAACAAGAGAGCCTCGCCCGGCTAGGGTGAGGCTCTCTTCGCCTTGGTGACGACGATGACCCGCGGACTCCTGATTTCGATCGGCCAGCACTCCGACAGGGGTCGCAAGCCCGTTAACCAGGACTTTCACGGTATCCTCATTCCGGACGAGCCGCTGCTCAGCCTGAAGGGCATTTCAGCCGTCCTCGCCGACGGCATCTCCAGCAGCACGGTGAGCCAGATCGCCAGCGAGTCGGCGGTCAAGAGCTTCCTGATGGACTATTACTGCACGTCGCAATCCTGGACGGTGAAGACCTCCGCCCGCCGCGTGCTGGACGCCACCAATTCCTGGCTGCACGCGCAGACGCGCAAGAGCCAATATGCCTATGACCGCGACAAGGGCTATGTCTGCACGCTGAGTGCCAT
This is a stretch of genomic DNA from Bradyrhizobium sp. CB2312. It encodes these proteins:
- a CDS encoding formate/nitrite transporter family protein — encoded protein: MSYLAPSEFVTKMVDAGESKIFMSTRDTVIRAYMAGAILALAAWFAVTINVNTGQPLVGALLFPVGFVMLYLLGFDLLTGVFVLSPLALIDKRPGVTLSGVLRNWGLVFLGNFAGAFTVAFMMAFVTTFGFTQDPDKIGTAIGNIGEGRTLGYAAHGAAGMATLFMRGMLCNWMVSTGVVGAMISTSVPGKVIAMWMPILVFFYMVFEHSVVNMFLFPSGLMLHAKFSIMDYLIWNEIPTVLGNLVGGLAFTGMTLYATHVMTLPKRQPGKVTPPRVAA